A genomic region of Candidatus Poribacteria bacterium contains the following coding sequences:
- a CDS encoding sugar phosphate isomerase/epimerase — MKIGVTQIILGGMSLDDTLSLCQDAGYDAVELTFGEGKDTDINMSDTELGGIAAKCETAGIEIGSITAGYADRGNLLSLDATQREKGAVSLARGLEVAGALGVGGILLHPGQLTAEGTYQEVWDNLVGILKDLAPSAEAHKVAIGLENVWNKFLLSPKEMRDIVDEIDSEWVGTYLDTANMMAYGYPEHWIRELAHRIKRVHFKDFARGAHQFVNLLDGDTDWKAVMEAFRAIGYDGYVIHEVGGDRAAQIDLAQRMRKIVSM; from the coding sequence ATGAAGATAGGTGTTACCCAAATTATACTTGGAGGCATGTCGTTAGACGATACGCTCTCCCTCTGCCAAGATGCCGGATACGATGCCGTTGAACTCACATTCGGTGAAGGAAAAGATACCGACATCAATATGAGCGACACGGAACTTGGCGGCATCGCAGCGAAGTGTGAGACGGCAGGTATCGAAATTGGGAGTATCACAGCAGGTTACGCCGACCGTGGTAACCTTCTCAGTTTGGATGCAACGCAGCGCGAAAAAGGGGCGGTCTCTCTCGCCCGTGGTTTGGAAGTCGCAGGCGCACTCGGTGTCGGCGGGATTCTACTGCACCCCGGTCAACTCACCGCTGAGGGGACATACCAAGAAGTTTGGGATAACCTCGTCGGTATCCTGAAAGACTTAGCCCCTTCAGCAGAAGCACACAAGGTTGCAATCGGGCTTGAAAACGTCTGGAACAAATTCCTGCTCAGTCCTAAAGAGATGCGCGATATTGTAGATGAGATAGATAGCGAATGGGTAGGCACCTATCTTGATACCGCAAACATGATGGCTTACGGTTACCCGGAGCACTGGATCCGTGAACTCGCACACCGCATCAAACGGGTCCATTTCAAAGATTTCGCCCGCGGTGCACACCAGTTCGTTAATCTCTTAGATGGCGATACGGACTGGAAAGCAGTCATGGAAGCGTTTCGGGCAATCGGTTACGACGGTTACGTCATCCATGAAGTGGGTGGTGACAGGGCAGCTCAGATTGACCTTGCACAACGGATGCGTAAAATCGTTTCGATGTAA